In the Anguilla anguilla isolate fAngAng1 chromosome 7, fAngAng1.pri, whole genome shotgun sequence genome, one interval contains:
- the LOC118231443 gene encoding uncharacterized protein LOC118231443 — translation MATPGGDATALRLEISHLGDTPRTPDAVCLLAPGNNMTSSRTIEEAARAFGTLLSVALQHWPNKVFVVDFPIRHVHATLEYQLLLKQEYHRVAAKMGVQYFSTNDVFQPSKRHLWCQDLVHLSDDKGMPLLADFIWNTSYSILHTPVNPVPLRVHPTLKRCFHKNKEHGTSSQPQCVDPSQRSATSYRPFPAVKMKYVDHDQWTHLLPTVPDVRMQVRDRRHCIRQHAAKGLFVDIQQRILSGGRMERIFDTYVLCYPSAYRQNAKPVHAPAPQFVAEKKSLHIKKLSGAGSGHVGHRPLVVVDRVKEVVEQKNVRHKVVRRRKMGNIQTSVTQTEQAGVAY, via the exons ATGGCCACACCTGGAGGAGATGCAACAGCGTTGCGTTTGGAGATCTCCCATCTTGGTGATACTCCACGTACTCCGGATGCAGTGTGCCTGCTTGCTCCGGGGAACAACATGACCTCAAGTCGCACTATTGAGGAGGCTGCCAGGGCATTTGGGACTCTCCTCAGTGTTGCATTGCAACACTGGCCAAACAAG GTGTTTGTGGTGGATTTCCCAATACGTCATGTACATGCAACACTGGAATACCAGCTTCTGCTAAAGCAGGAATATCACCGAGTTGCAGCAAAGATGGGAGTGCAGTACTTCTCAACAAATGATGTTTTCCAGCCATCCAAAAG GCATCTGTGGTGTCAGGATTTGGTACACCTAAGTGATGACAAAGGTATGCCTCTCCTTGCGGACTTCATTTGGAACACTTCATACAGCATCCTGCACACCCCTGTCAATCCTGTGCCACTTAGAGTGCATCCTACACTCAAACGATGCTTCCACAAAAATAAGGAGCATGGTACTTCATCACAGCCACAGTGTGTTGATCCATCTCAGCGCTCAGCAACATCCTATCGGCCCTTTCCAG ctgttaaaatgaagtATGTCGACCATGACCAATGGACACACCTGCTGCCTACTGTTCCAG ATGTGAGGATGCAGGTTCGGGACCGGCGTCATTGTATACGTCAGCATGCTGCCAAAGGACTGTTTGTTGACATACAGCAA CGAATTCTCAGCGGGGGTAGGATGGAACGCATCTTTGACACATACGTCCTATGTTACCCTTCGGCCTACCGCCAGAACGCCAAGCCTGTCCATGCCCCAGCACCCCAGTTTGTGGCTGAGAAGAAATCCCTGCACATCAAAAAGCTAAGTGGTGCTGGTTCAGGTCATGTGGGTCATAGGCCTTTGGTAGTAGTTGACAGGGTCAAAGAAGTTgtagaacagaaaaatgttaGGCATAAGGTAGTAAGGAGGAGAAAGATGGGAAACATACAGACCAGTGTTACACAGACAGAACAAGCAGGAGTTGCCTACTGA